Proteins from a genomic interval of Rhizobium etli CFN 42:
- a CDS encoding HAMP domain-containing methyl-accepting chemotaxis protein, translating to MRFTIKLKLGLAFGIMTLLLIGIAVYGSFSLGTLNEASGNMIDGPVRRLELALNANIAEVNAIRAQKNALLSTDAEAAAGFYKDADQNLQVMFDAVDAGLAIASAEGKPHWEKLRTIGEKFREKSAQLQQLDARGDKAGALALSLGDLRAMTVDMGDAIAALTEIQRKGMKATDQSNTELYNSTKLILTAASGIAVLIALGAALWITLGINNGLRKITMVANAVATGDLNQTVNVRTNDEIKDLINTVNTMTANLRATAALADQIAMGDLTTDAKPLSDKDTLAIAMQSMIANLRTTAGIANQIANGDLTVSPKPLSDKDALGLALEQMVERLRGVVADAISAAENVSSGSQELSASSEQVSQGATEQAASAEEASASMEEMAANIKQNADNAAQTEKIARQSAKDAEASGEAVSRAVDAMRTIAQKIGIVQEIARQTDLLALNAAVEAARAGEHGKGFAVVASEVRKLAERSQSAAAEISSMSSDTVTAAQEAGEMLGRLVPDIRKTAELVSEISAACREQDIGAAQINEAIQQLDKVTQQNAGASEQMSATSEELASQAEELQTSIAFFKVDMAGGRRDRTPAAKMAVRSPAPAANKPAAKKPAANSVVGQQARVKGFALDMSMGGPDAGDDDFRESA from the coding sequence ATGCGTTTCACCATCAAACTCAAATTGGGTCTCGCTTTCGGGATCATGACGCTGCTGCTGATCGGCATTGCAGTCTATGGAAGCTTCAGTCTCGGCACCTTGAATGAGGCGAGCGGAAACATGATCGACGGCCCGGTGCGGCGGCTGGAACTGGCGTTGAACGCCAATATTGCCGAAGTCAATGCCATCCGCGCCCAGAAGAACGCGCTGCTTTCCACCGATGCCGAGGCTGCGGCCGGCTTCTACAAGGACGCGGACCAGAATCTGCAGGTGATGTTCGACGCTGTCGACGCCGGCCTTGCTATCGCCTCAGCGGAGGGCAAGCCCCATTGGGAGAAACTGCGCACCATCGGCGAAAAATTCCGTGAAAAATCGGCCCAGCTGCAGCAACTGGACGCCAGGGGTGACAAAGCGGGTGCGCTTGCCCTTTCGCTCGGTGACCTCAGAGCGATGACTGTCGACATGGGTGACGCGATTGCCGCGCTGACGGAAATCCAGCGCAAAGGCATGAAGGCGACCGATCAATCGAACACCGAGCTTTATAATTCGACCAAGCTCATTCTTACGGCCGCATCCGGCATAGCCGTCCTCATAGCTCTTGGTGCCGCCTTGTGGATCACGCTCGGCATCAATAACGGCCTCCGGAAGATCACCATGGTGGCCAACGCAGTCGCGACCGGCGACCTCAACCAGACCGTCAATGTCAGGACCAATGACGAGATCAAGGATCTCATCAATACGGTCAATACTATGACCGCCAATTTGCGTGCCACGGCGGCGCTTGCCGATCAGATCGCTATGGGTGATCTGACCACCGATGCCAAGCCGCTCTCGGACAAGGACACGCTCGCGATTGCGATGCAAAGCATGATTGCCAACCTCAGGACCACCGCGGGCATCGCCAACCAGATCGCAAATGGCGACCTCACCGTGTCTCCGAAGCCGCTCTCCGACAAGGATGCGCTGGGTCTTGCCCTGGAACAGATGGTCGAACGGCTGCGCGGTGTCGTTGCCGACGCGATCTCGGCCGCTGAGAACGTCTCGTCCGGTAGCCAGGAGCTGTCGGCAAGTTCCGAGCAGGTCTCGCAGGGGGCTACGGAACAGGCCGCTTCCGCCGAAGAGGCTTCCGCCTCGATGGAGGAAATGGCCGCCAACATCAAGCAGAATGCCGACAATGCCGCGCAGACGGAAAAGATCGCGCGTCAATCCGCCAAGGATGCGGAAGCCAGCGGCGAAGCCGTCTCCCGCGCGGTCGATGCCATGCGCACGATCGCCCAGAAGATCGGTATCGTCCAGGAAATCGCCCGGCAGACCGACCTCTTGGCTCTCAACGCTGCCGTCGAAGCCGCTCGTGCGGGTGAACACGGCAAGGGTTTTGCCGTTGTCGCCTCGGAAGTGCGCAAGCTTGCGGAGCGCAGCCAGTCAGCCGCTGCCGAAATCAGCTCGATGTCGAGCGATACCGTGACGGCCGCCCAAGAAGCCGGCGAGATGCTCGGCCGGCTGGTGCCCGACATTCGCAAGACGGCGGAGCTGGTTTCCGAGATCAGCGCCGCCTGCCGCGAACAGGATATTGGTGCGGCCCAGATCAACGAAGCGATCCAGCAACTCGACAAGGTGACGCAGCAGAATGCCGGCGCCTCGGAGCAGATGTCGGCAACTTCCGAGGAGCTCGCCTCCCAGGCGGAAGAGCTGCAGACGTCGATCGCCTTCTTCAAGGTCGACATGGCGGGTGGGCGCCGCGATCGCACACCGGCGGCCAAGATGGCGGTGCGCAGCCCAGCTCCTGCCGCCAACAAGCCGGCGGCAAAGAAGCCGGCCGCCAACAGCGTTGTCGGCCAGCAGGCACGCGTGAAGGGCTTTGCCCTCGACATGTCGATGGGCGGCCCTGACGCCGGCGACGACGATTTCAGGGAGAGCGCATGA